In Arachis hypogaea cultivar Tifrunner chromosome 17, arahy.Tifrunner.gnm2.J5K5, whole genome shotgun sequence, a single window of DNA contains:
- the LOC112764749 gene encoding senescence-associated protein AAF, chloroplastic isoform X10 — protein sequence MALTANKISSGPIVTHKTTLCRSHEKHSSSMSTRINRIKPPGHGLEHGYMNQRCFLTGRSTFLNDRILIINGKSDRHTKDEKIDRIHSVRGLAEACKFVHNDAKYVNERARNDIVLLSRYFLGIMRLDARARQDVAFLGTEFLKLDARAREDTEKIDRDVKEKAKRLNSIAAIIKDKARSRLKSAADEHWSDGALEADLRLADFRAKQRAMEDALMALEFIVNIHDMMVSKMYKFPLRRDKRSLSANNRRGRIRLEKNGKSVNFLPGDVTTERIAALQEAYWIMASALSEADGIDYTDPEELELLVTTLIDLDAMDGKQSVSLLAECSSSPDDSTRRALANALAAAPSMWTLGNAGMGALQRLAEDSNPAIAAAASKAIYELKKQWEIEEGDSWRFMMDESIMEGKESTKSDSEEDTR from the exons ATGGCACTTACTGCAAACAAAATTTCAAGTGGTCCTATTGTGACTCATAAAACAACTCTTTGTAGATCACACGAAAAACATTCTTCTTCCATGTCCACAAGGATCAACAGAATAAAGCCTCCAGGGCATGGATTAGAACATGGATATATGAACCAAAGATGTTTCCTCACAGGGAGATCAACCTTTCTCAATGACCGGATTTTGATCATCAATGGAAAATCAGATAG ACATACCAAAGATGAGAAAATTGATCGCATTCATTCTGTTCGTGGCTTGGCTGAAGCTTGTAAGTTCGTTCATAATGATGCAAAGTACGTCAATGAAAGGGCTCGCAATGACATTGTCTTGCTCTCACGGTACTTCCT AGGCATAATGAGGTTGGATGCTCGAGCGCGCCAAGATGTTGCTTTTCTAGGGACAGAATTTCTCAAGCTTGATG CTCGGGCAAGAGAGGACACTGAGAAAATTGATCGTGATGTCAAGGAGAAAGCTAAACGGCTTAATAGCATTGCTGCT ATAATAAAAGATAAAGCTCGGTCCAGATTGAAAAGTGCTGCTGATGAGCATTGGAGTGATGGGGCCTTAGAG GCTGATTTACGTCTTGCTGATTTCCGTGCTAAGCAGCGTGCTATGGAAGATGCCCTTATGGCCTTGGAG TTCATAGTAAACATCCATGACATGATGGTGAGCAAGATGTATAAATT TCCTCTACGTAGAGATAAAAGATCTCTTTCAGCTAATAATAGAAGAGGTCGTATAAGGCTTGAAAAGAATGGAAAATCTGTAAATTTCCTTCCCGGGGATGTGACCACAGAACGGATCGCTGCTCTTCAG GAAGCTTACTGGATTATGGCATCAGCACTATCTGAAGCAGATGGAATTGATTACACCGACCCTGAAGAG CTTGAGTTGTTGGTTACCACTCTTATAGACCTTGATGCAATGGATGGTAAACAAAGTGTATCGTTGTTGGCGGAGTGTTCCAGTTCTCCTGATGACAGTACTCG ACGAGCTTTAGCCAATGCACTAGCAGCAGCACCATCCATGTGGACTCTTGGAAATGCTGGGATGGGGGCACTGCAG AGACTGGCAGAAGACAGCAACCCAGCCATTGCTGCTGCGGCATCGAAAGCTATTTATGAACTGAAAAAACAATGGGAAATAGAGGAAGGGGATAGCTGGAGGTTTATGATGGATGAAAGCATCATGGAAGGGAAAGAGAGCACAAAATCAGATAGTGAGGAAGATACCagatga
- the LOC112764749 gene encoding senescence-associated protein AAF, chloroplastic isoform X4, whose translation MALTANKISSGPIVTHKTTLCRSHEKHSSSMSTRINRIKPPGHGLEHGYMNQRCFLTGRSTFLNDRILIINGKSDRSISKKYSILCKSPGANNTEEKDRVTTYDDISDLTRHTKDEKIDRIHSVRGLAEACKFVHNDAKYVNERARNDIVLLSRGIMRLDARARQDVAFLGTEFLKLDARAREDTEKIDRDVKEKAKRLNSIAAIIKDKARSRLKSAADEHWSDGALEADLRLADFRAKQRAMEDALMALEFIVNIHDMMVSKMYKFPLRRDKRSLSANNRRGRIRLEKNGKSVNFLPGDVTTERIAALQEAYWIMASALSEADGIDYTDPEELELLVTTLIDLDAMDGKQSVSLLAECSSSPDDSTRRALANALAAAPSMWTLGNAGMGALQRLAEDSNPAIAAAASKAIYELKKQWEIEEGDSWRFMMDESIMEGKESTKSDSEEDTR comes from the exons ATGGCACTTACTGCAAACAAAATTTCAAGTGGTCCTATTGTGACTCATAAAACAACTCTTTGTAGATCACACGAAAAACATTCTTCTTCCATGTCCACAAGGATCAACAGAATAAAGCCTCCAGGGCATGGATTAGAACATGGATATATGAACCAAAGATGTTTCCTCACAGGGAGATCAACCTTTCTCAATGACCGGATTTTGATCATCAATGGAAAATCAGATAGGTCAATCTcgaaaaaatattctattttatgtAAATCACCTGGAGCAAACAATACGGAAGAGAAGGATCGTGTTACAACTTATGATGACATTTCTGATTTAACTAG ACATACCAAAGATGAGAAAATTGATCGCATTCATTCTGTTCGTGGCTTGGCTGAAGCTTGTAAGTTCGTTCATAATGATGCAAAGTACGTCAATGAAAGGGCTCGCAATGACATTGTCTTGCTCTCACG AGGCATAATGAGGTTGGATGCTCGAGCGCGCCAAGATGTTGCTTTTCTAGGGACAGAATTTCTCAAGCTTGATG CTCGGGCAAGAGAGGACACTGAGAAAATTGATCGTGATGTCAAGGAGAAAGCTAAACGGCTTAATAGCATTGCTGCT ATAATAAAAGATAAAGCTCGGTCCAGATTGAAAAGTGCTGCTGATGAGCATTGGAGTGATGGGGCCTTAGAG GCTGATTTACGTCTTGCTGATTTCCGTGCTAAGCAGCGTGCTATGGAAGATGCCCTTATGGCCTTGGAG TTCATAGTAAACATCCATGACATGATGGTGAGCAAGATGTATAAATT TCCTCTACGTAGAGATAAAAGATCTCTTTCAGCTAATAATAGAAGAGGTCGTATAAGGCTTGAAAAGAATGGAAAATCTGTAAATTTCCTTCCCGGGGATGTGACCACAGAACGGATCGCTGCTCTTCAG GAAGCTTACTGGATTATGGCATCAGCACTATCTGAAGCAGATGGAATTGATTACACCGACCCTGAAGAG CTTGAGTTGTTGGTTACCACTCTTATAGACCTTGATGCAATGGATGGTAAACAAAGTGTATCGTTGTTGGCGGAGTGTTCCAGTTCTCCTGATGACAGTACTCG ACGAGCTTTAGCCAATGCACTAGCAGCAGCACCATCCATGTGGACTCTTGGAAATGCTGGGATGGGGGCACTGCAG AGACTGGCAGAAGACAGCAACCCAGCCATTGCTGCTGCGGCATCGAAAGCTATTTATGAACTGAAAAAACAATGGGAAATAGAGGAAGGGGATAGCTGGAGGTTTATGATGGATGAAAGCATCATGGAAGGGAAAGAGAGCACAAAATCAGATAGTGAGGAAGATACCagatga
- the LOC112764749 gene encoding senescence-associated protein AAF, chloroplastic isoform X6, translated as MALTANKISSGPIVTHKTTLCRSHEKHSSSMSTRINRIKPPGHGLEHGYMNQRCFLTGRSTFLNDRILIINGKSDRSISKKYSILCKSPGANNTEEKDRVTTYDDISDLTRHTKDEKIDRIHSVRGLAEACKFVHNDAKYVNERARNDIVLLSRYFLGIMRLDARARQDVAFLGTEFLKLDARAREDTEKIDRDVKEKAKRLNSIAAIIKDKARSRLKSAADEHWSDGALERAMEDALMALEFIVNIHDMMVSKMYKFPLRRDKRSLSANNRRGRIRLEKNGKSVNFLPGDVTTERIAALQEAYWIMASALSEADGIDYTDPEELELLVTTLIDLDAMDGKQSVSLLAECSSSPDDSTRRALANALAAAPSMWTLGNAGMGALQRLAEDSNPAIAAAASKAIYELKKQWEIEEGDSWRFMMDESIMEGKESTKSDSEEDTR; from the exons ATGGCACTTACTGCAAACAAAATTTCAAGTGGTCCTATTGTGACTCATAAAACAACTCTTTGTAGATCACACGAAAAACATTCTTCTTCCATGTCCACAAGGATCAACAGAATAAAGCCTCCAGGGCATGGATTAGAACATGGATATATGAACCAAAGATGTTTCCTCACAGGGAGATCAACCTTTCTCAATGACCGGATTTTGATCATCAATGGAAAATCAGATAGGTCAATCTcgaaaaaatattctattttatgtAAATCACCTGGAGCAAACAATACGGAAGAGAAGGATCGTGTTACAACTTATGATGACATTTCTGATTTAACTAG ACATACCAAAGATGAGAAAATTGATCGCATTCATTCTGTTCGTGGCTTGGCTGAAGCTTGTAAGTTCGTTCATAATGATGCAAAGTACGTCAATGAAAGGGCTCGCAATGACATTGTCTTGCTCTCACGGTACTTCCT AGGCATAATGAGGTTGGATGCTCGAGCGCGCCAAGATGTTGCTTTTCTAGGGACAGAATTTCTCAAGCTTGATG CTCGGGCAAGAGAGGACACTGAGAAAATTGATCGTGATGTCAAGGAGAAAGCTAAACGGCTTAATAGCATTGCTGCT ATAATAAAAGATAAAGCTCGGTCCAGATTGAAAAGTGCTGCTGATGAGCATTGGAGTGATGGGGCCTTAGAG CGTGCTATGGAAGATGCCCTTATGGCCTTGGAG TTCATAGTAAACATCCATGACATGATGGTGAGCAAGATGTATAAATT TCCTCTACGTAGAGATAAAAGATCTCTTTCAGCTAATAATAGAAGAGGTCGTATAAGGCTTGAAAAGAATGGAAAATCTGTAAATTTCCTTCCCGGGGATGTGACCACAGAACGGATCGCTGCTCTTCAG GAAGCTTACTGGATTATGGCATCAGCACTATCTGAAGCAGATGGAATTGATTACACCGACCCTGAAGAG CTTGAGTTGTTGGTTACCACTCTTATAGACCTTGATGCAATGGATGGTAAACAAAGTGTATCGTTGTTGGCGGAGTGTTCCAGTTCTCCTGATGACAGTACTCG ACGAGCTTTAGCCAATGCACTAGCAGCAGCACCATCCATGTGGACTCTTGGAAATGCTGGGATGGGGGCACTGCAG AGACTGGCAGAAGACAGCAACCCAGCCATTGCTGCTGCGGCATCGAAAGCTATTTATGAACTGAAAAAACAATGGGAAATAGAGGAAGGGGATAGCTGGAGGTTTATGATGGATGAAAGCATCATGGAAGGGAAAGAGAGCACAAAATCAGATAGTGAGGAAGATACCagatga
- the LOC112764749 gene encoding senescence-associated protein AAF, chloroplastic isoform X5, with protein sequence MALTANKISSGPIVTHKTTLCRSHEKHSSSMSTRINRIKPPGHGLEHGYMNQRCFLTGRSTFLNDRILIINGKSDRSISKKYSILCKSPGANNTEEKDRVTTYDDISDLTSRHTKDEKIDRIHSVRGLAEACKFVHNDAKYVNERARNDIVLLSRYFLGIMRLDARARQDVAFLGTEFLKLDARAREDTEKIDRDVKEKAKRLNSIAAIIKDKARSRLKSAADEHWSDGALERAMEDALMALEFIVNIHDMMVSKMYKFPLRRDKRSLSANNRRGRIRLEKNGKSVNFLPGDVTTERIAALQEAYWIMASALSEADGIDYTDPEELELLVTTLIDLDAMDGKQSVSLLAECSSSPDDSTRRALANALAAAPSMWTLGNAGMGALQRLAEDSNPAIAAAASKAIYELKKQWEIEEGDSWRFMMDESIMEGKESTKSDSEEDTR encoded by the exons ATGGCACTTACTGCAAACAAAATTTCAAGTGGTCCTATTGTGACTCATAAAACAACTCTTTGTAGATCACACGAAAAACATTCTTCTTCCATGTCCACAAGGATCAACAGAATAAAGCCTCCAGGGCATGGATTAGAACATGGATATATGAACCAAAGATGTTTCCTCACAGGGAGATCAACCTTTCTCAATGACCGGATTTTGATCATCAATGGAAAATCAGATAGGTCAATCTcgaaaaaatattctattttatgtAAATCACCTGGAGCAAACAATACGGAAGAGAAGGATCGTGTTACAACTTATGATGACATTTCTGATTTAACTAG CAGACATACCAAAGATGAGAAAATTGATCGCATTCATTCTGTTCGTGGCTTGGCTGAAGCTTGTAAGTTCGTTCATAATGATGCAAAGTACGTCAATGAAAGGGCTCGCAATGACATTGTCTTGCTCTCACGGTACTTCCT AGGCATAATGAGGTTGGATGCTCGAGCGCGCCAAGATGTTGCTTTTCTAGGGACAGAATTTCTCAAGCTTGATG CTCGGGCAAGAGAGGACACTGAGAAAATTGATCGTGATGTCAAGGAGAAAGCTAAACGGCTTAATAGCATTGCTGCT ATAATAAAAGATAAAGCTCGGTCCAGATTGAAAAGTGCTGCTGATGAGCATTGGAGTGATGGGGCCTTAGAG CGTGCTATGGAAGATGCCCTTATGGCCTTGGAG TTCATAGTAAACATCCATGACATGATGGTGAGCAAGATGTATAAATT TCCTCTACGTAGAGATAAAAGATCTCTTTCAGCTAATAATAGAAGAGGTCGTATAAGGCTTGAAAAGAATGGAAAATCTGTAAATTTCCTTCCCGGGGATGTGACCACAGAACGGATCGCTGCTCTTCAG GAAGCTTACTGGATTATGGCATCAGCACTATCTGAAGCAGATGGAATTGATTACACCGACCCTGAAGAG CTTGAGTTGTTGGTTACCACTCTTATAGACCTTGATGCAATGGATGGTAAACAAAGTGTATCGTTGTTGGCGGAGTGTTCCAGTTCTCCTGATGACAGTACTCG ACGAGCTTTAGCCAATGCACTAGCAGCAGCACCATCCATGTGGACTCTTGGAAATGCTGGGATGGGGGCACTGCAG AGACTGGCAGAAGACAGCAACCCAGCCATTGCTGCTGCGGCATCGAAAGCTATTTATGAACTGAAAAAACAATGGGAAATAGAGGAAGGGGATAGCTGGAGGTTTATGATGGATGAAAGCATCATGGAAGGGAAAGAGAGCACAAAATCAGATAGTGAGGAAGATACCagatga
- the LOC112764749 gene encoding senescence-associated protein AAF, chloroplastic isoform X2 produces the protein MALTANKISSGPIVTHKTTLCRSHEKHSSSMSTRINRIKPPGHGLEHGYMNQRCFLTGRSTFLNDRILIINGKSDRSISKKYSILCKSPGANNTEEKDRVTTYDDISDLTRHTKDEKIDRIHSVRGLAEACKFVHNDAKYVNERARNDIVLLSRYFLGIMRLDARARQDVAFLGTEFLKLDARAREDTEKIDRDVKEKAKRLNSIAAIIKDKARSRLKSAADEHWSDGALEADLRLADFRAKQRAMEDALMALEFIVNIHDMMVSKMYKFPLRRDKRSLSANNRRGRIRLEKNGKSVNFLPGDVTTERIAALQEAYWIMASALSEADGIDYTDPEELELLVTTLIDLDAMDGKQSVSLLAECSSSPDDSTRRALANALAAAPSMWTLGNAGMGALQRLAEDSNPAIAAAASKAIYELKKQWEIEEGDSWRFMMDESIMEGKESTKSDSEEDTR, from the exons ATGGCACTTACTGCAAACAAAATTTCAAGTGGTCCTATTGTGACTCATAAAACAACTCTTTGTAGATCACACGAAAAACATTCTTCTTCCATGTCCACAAGGATCAACAGAATAAAGCCTCCAGGGCATGGATTAGAACATGGATATATGAACCAAAGATGTTTCCTCACAGGGAGATCAACCTTTCTCAATGACCGGATTTTGATCATCAATGGAAAATCAGATAGGTCAATCTcgaaaaaatattctattttatgtAAATCACCTGGAGCAAACAATACGGAAGAGAAGGATCGTGTTACAACTTATGATGACATTTCTGATTTAACTAG ACATACCAAAGATGAGAAAATTGATCGCATTCATTCTGTTCGTGGCTTGGCTGAAGCTTGTAAGTTCGTTCATAATGATGCAAAGTACGTCAATGAAAGGGCTCGCAATGACATTGTCTTGCTCTCACGGTACTTCCT AGGCATAATGAGGTTGGATGCTCGAGCGCGCCAAGATGTTGCTTTTCTAGGGACAGAATTTCTCAAGCTTGATG CTCGGGCAAGAGAGGACACTGAGAAAATTGATCGTGATGTCAAGGAGAAAGCTAAACGGCTTAATAGCATTGCTGCT ATAATAAAAGATAAAGCTCGGTCCAGATTGAAAAGTGCTGCTGATGAGCATTGGAGTGATGGGGCCTTAGAG GCTGATTTACGTCTTGCTGATTTCCGTGCTAAGCAGCGTGCTATGGAAGATGCCCTTATGGCCTTGGAG TTCATAGTAAACATCCATGACATGATGGTGAGCAAGATGTATAAATT TCCTCTACGTAGAGATAAAAGATCTCTTTCAGCTAATAATAGAAGAGGTCGTATAAGGCTTGAAAAGAATGGAAAATCTGTAAATTTCCTTCCCGGGGATGTGACCACAGAACGGATCGCTGCTCTTCAG GAAGCTTACTGGATTATGGCATCAGCACTATCTGAAGCAGATGGAATTGATTACACCGACCCTGAAGAG CTTGAGTTGTTGGTTACCACTCTTATAGACCTTGATGCAATGGATGGTAAACAAAGTGTATCGTTGTTGGCGGAGTGTTCCAGTTCTCCTGATGACAGTACTCG ACGAGCTTTAGCCAATGCACTAGCAGCAGCACCATCCATGTGGACTCTTGGAAATGCTGGGATGGGGGCACTGCAG AGACTGGCAGAAGACAGCAACCCAGCCATTGCTGCTGCGGCATCGAAAGCTATTTATGAACTGAAAAAACAATGGGAAATAGAGGAAGGGGATAGCTGGAGGTTTATGATGGATGAAAGCATCATGGAAGGGAAAGAGAGCACAAAATCAGATAGTGAGGAAGATACCagatga
- the LOC112764749 gene encoding senescence-associated protein AAF, chloroplastic isoform X12, producing MALTANKISSGPIVTHKTTLCRSHEKHSSSMSTRINRIKPPGHGLEHGYMNQRCFLTGRSTFLNDRILIINGKSDRHTKDEKIDRIHSVRGLAEACKFVHNDAKYVNERARNDIVLLSRGIMRLDARARQDVAFLGTEFLKLDARAREDTEKIDRDVKEKAKRLNSIAAIIKDKARSRLKSAADEHWSDGALEADLRLADFRAKQRAMEDALMALEFIVNIHDMMVSKMYKFPLRRDKRSLSANNRRGRIRLEKNGKSVNFLPGDVTTERIAALQEAYWIMASALSEADGIDYTDPEELELLVTTLIDLDAMDGKQSVSLLAECSSSPDDSTRRALANALAAAPSMWTLGNAGMGALQRLAEDSNPAIAAAASKAIYELKKQWEIEEGDSWRFMMDESIMEGKESTKSDSEEDTR from the exons ATGGCACTTACTGCAAACAAAATTTCAAGTGGTCCTATTGTGACTCATAAAACAACTCTTTGTAGATCACACGAAAAACATTCTTCTTCCATGTCCACAAGGATCAACAGAATAAAGCCTCCAGGGCATGGATTAGAACATGGATATATGAACCAAAGATGTTTCCTCACAGGGAGATCAACCTTTCTCAATGACCGGATTTTGATCATCAATGGAAAATCAGATAG ACATACCAAAGATGAGAAAATTGATCGCATTCATTCTGTTCGTGGCTTGGCTGAAGCTTGTAAGTTCGTTCATAATGATGCAAAGTACGTCAATGAAAGGGCTCGCAATGACATTGTCTTGCTCTCACG AGGCATAATGAGGTTGGATGCTCGAGCGCGCCAAGATGTTGCTTTTCTAGGGACAGAATTTCTCAAGCTTGATG CTCGGGCAAGAGAGGACACTGAGAAAATTGATCGTGATGTCAAGGAGAAAGCTAAACGGCTTAATAGCATTGCTGCT ATAATAAAAGATAAAGCTCGGTCCAGATTGAAAAGTGCTGCTGATGAGCATTGGAGTGATGGGGCCTTAGAG GCTGATTTACGTCTTGCTGATTTCCGTGCTAAGCAGCGTGCTATGGAAGATGCCCTTATGGCCTTGGAG TTCATAGTAAACATCCATGACATGATGGTGAGCAAGATGTATAAATT TCCTCTACGTAGAGATAAAAGATCTCTTTCAGCTAATAATAGAAGAGGTCGTATAAGGCTTGAAAAGAATGGAAAATCTGTAAATTTCCTTCCCGGGGATGTGACCACAGAACGGATCGCTGCTCTTCAG GAAGCTTACTGGATTATGGCATCAGCACTATCTGAAGCAGATGGAATTGATTACACCGACCCTGAAGAG CTTGAGTTGTTGGTTACCACTCTTATAGACCTTGATGCAATGGATGGTAAACAAAGTGTATCGTTGTTGGCGGAGTGTTCCAGTTCTCCTGATGACAGTACTCG ACGAGCTTTAGCCAATGCACTAGCAGCAGCACCATCCATGTGGACTCTTGGAAATGCTGGGATGGGGGCACTGCAG AGACTGGCAGAAGACAGCAACCCAGCCATTGCTGCTGCGGCATCGAAAGCTATTTATGAACTGAAAAAACAATGGGAAATAGAGGAAGGGGATAGCTGGAGGTTTATGATGGATGAAAGCATCATGGAAGGGAAAGAGAGCACAAAATCAGATAGTGAGGAAGATACCagatga
- the LOC112764749 gene encoding senescence-associated protein AAF, chloroplastic isoform X9 yields the protein MALTANKISSGPIVTHKTTLCRSHEKHSSSMSTRINRIKPPGHGLEHGYMNQRCFLTGRSTFLNDRILIINGKSDSRHTKDEKIDRIHSVRGLAEACKFVHNDAKYVNERARNDIVLLSRYFLGIMRLDARARQDVAFLGTEFLKLDARAREDTEKIDRDVKEKAKRLNSIAAIIKDKARSRLKSAADEHWSDGALEADLRLADFRAKQRAMEDALMALEFIVNIHDMMVSKMYKFPLRRDKRSLSANNRRGRIRLEKNGKSVNFLPGDVTTERIAALQEAYWIMASALSEADGIDYTDPEELELLVTTLIDLDAMDGKQSVSLLAECSSSPDDSTRRALANALAAAPSMWTLGNAGMGALQRLAEDSNPAIAAAASKAIYELKKQWEIEEGDSWRFMMDESIMEGKESTKSDSEEDTR from the exons ATGGCACTTACTGCAAACAAAATTTCAAGTGGTCCTATTGTGACTCATAAAACAACTCTTTGTAGATCACACGAAAAACATTCTTCTTCCATGTCCACAAGGATCAACAGAATAAAGCCTCCAGGGCATGGATTAGAACATGGATATATGAACCAAAGATGTTTCCTCACAGGGAGATCAACCTTTCTCAATGACCGGATTTTGATCATCAATGGAAAATCAGATAG CAGACATACCAAAGATGAGAAAATTGATCGCATTCATTCTGTTCGTGGCTTGGCTGAAGCTTGTAAGTTCGTTCATAATGATGCAAAGTACGTCAATGAAAGGGCTCGCAATGACATTGTCTTGCTCTCACGGTACTTCCT AGGCATAATGAGGTTGGATGCTCGAGCGCGCCAAGATGTTGCTTTTCTAGGGACAGAATTTCTCAAGCTTGATG CTCGGGCAAGAGAGGACACTGAGAAAATTGATCGTGATGTCAAGGAGAAAGCTAAACGGCTTAATAGCATTGCTGCT ATAATAAAAGATAAAGCTCGGTCCAGATTGAAAAGTGCTGCTGATGAGCATTGGAGTGATGGGGCCTTAGAG GCTGATTTACGTCTTGCTGATTTCCGTGCTAAGCAGCGTGCTATGGAAGATGCCCTTATGGCCTTGGAG TTCATAGTAAACATCCATGACATGATGGTGAGCAAGATGTATAAATT TCCTCTACGTAGAGATAAAAGATCTCTTTCAGCTAATAATAGAAGAGGTCGTATAAGGCTTGAAAAGAATGGAAAATCTGTAAATTTCCTTCCCGGGGATGTGACCACAGAACGGATCGCTGCTCTTCAG GAAGCTTACTGGATTATGGCATCAGCACTATCTGAAGCAGATGGAATTGATTACACCGACCCTGAAGAG CTTGAGTTGTTGGTTACCACTCTTATAGACCTTGATGCAATGGATGGTAAACAAAGTGTATCGTTGTTGGCGGAGTGTTCCAGTTCTCCTGATGACAGTACTCG ACGAGCTTTAGCCAATGCACTAGCAGCAGCACCATCCATGTGGACTCTTGGAAATGCTGGGATGGGGGCACTGCAG AGACTGGCAGAAGACAGCAACCCAGCCATTGCTGCTGCGGCATCGAAAGCTATTTATGAACTGAAAAAACAATGGGAAATAGAGGAAGGGGATAGCTGGAGGTTTATGATGGATGAAAGCATCATGGAAGGGAAAGAGAGCACAAAATCAGATAGTGAGGAAGATACCagatga
- the LOC112764749 gene encoding senescence-associated protein AAF, chloroplastic isoform X11, translating to MALTANKISSGPIVTHKTTLCRSHEKHSSSMSTRINRIKPPGHGLEHGYMNQRCFLTGRSTFLNDRILIINGKSDSRHTKDEKIDRIHSVRGLAEACKFVHNDAKYVNERARNDIVLLSRGIMRLDARARQDVAFLGTEFLKLDARAREDTEKIDRDVKEKAKRLNSIAAIIKDKARSRLKSAADEHWSDGALEADLRLADFRAKQRAMEDALMALEFIVNIHDMMVSKMYKFPLRRDKRSLSANNRRGRIRLEKNGKSVNFLPGDVTTERIAALQEAYWIMASALSEADGIDYTDPEELELLVTTLIDLDAMDGKQSVSLLAECSSSPDDSTRRALANALAAAPSMWTLGNAGMGALQRLAEDSNPAIAAAASKAIYELKKQWEIEEGDSWRFMMDESIMEGKESTKSDSEEDTR from the exons ATGGCACTTACTGCAAACAAAATTTCAAGTGGTCCTATTGTGACTCATAAAACAACTCTTTGTAGATCACACGAAAAACATTCTTCTTCCATGTCCACAAGGATCAACAGAATAAAGCCTCCAGGGCATGGATTAGAACATGGATATATGAACCAAAGATGTTTCCTCACAGGGAGATCAACCTTTCTCAATGACCGGATTTTGATCATCAATGGAAAATCAGATAG CAGACATACCAAAGATGAGAAAATTGATCGCATTCATTCTGTTCGTGGCTTGGCTGAAGCTTGTAAGTTCGTTCATAATGATGCAAAGTACGTCAATGAAAGGGCTCGCAATGACATTGTCTTGCTCTCACG AGGCATAATGAGGTTGGATGCTCGAGCGCGCCAAGATGTTGCTTTTCTAGGGACAGAATTTCTCAAGCTTGATG CTCGGGCAAGAGAGGACACTGAGAAAATTGATCGTGATGTCAAGGAGAAAGCTAAACGGCTTAATAGCATTGCTGCT ATAATAAAAGATAAAGCTCGGTCCAGATTGAAAAGTGCTGCTGATGAGCATTGGAGTGATGGGGCCTTAGAG GCTGATTTACGTCTTGCTGATTTCCGTGCTAAGCAGCGTGCTATGGAAGATGCCCTTATGGCCTTGGAG TTCATAGTAAACATCCATGACATGATGGTGAGCAAGATGTATAAATT TCCTCTACGTAGAGATAAAAGATCTCTTTCAGCTAATAATAGAAGAGGTCGTATAAGGCTTGAAAAGAATGGAAAATCTGTAAATTTCCTTCCCGGGGATGTGACCACAGAACGGATCGCTGCTCTTCAG GAAGCTTACTGGATTATGGCATCAGCACTATCTGAAGCAGATGGAATTGATTACACCGACCCTGAAGAG CTTGAGTTGTTGGTTACCACTCTTATAGACCTTGATGCAATGGATGGTAAACAAAGTGTATCGTTGTTGGCGGAGTGTTCCAGTTCTCCTGATGACAGTACTCG ACGAGCTTTAGCCAATGCACTAGCAGCAGCACCATCCATGTGGACTCTTGGAAATGCTGGGATGGGGGCACTGCAG AGACTGGCAGAAGACAGCAACCCAGCCATTGCTGCTGCGGCATCGAAAGCTATTTATGAACTGAAAAAACAATGGGAAATAGAGGAAGGGGATAGCTGGAGGTTTATGATGGATGAAAGCATCATGGAAGGGAAAGAGAGCACAAAATCAGATAGTGAGGAAGATACCagatga